The uncultured Bacteroides sp. genome has a segment encoding these proteins:
- a CDS encoding type I asparaginase has product MITKCPSVLLIYTGGTIGMIQNAETGALENFNFDHLLKHVPELKKFNYRISSYQFDPPIDSSDMEPQAWAKLVKIINYNYDYFDGFVILHGTDTMAYTASALSFMLENLSKPVILTGSQLPIGVLRTDGKENLITAIEIAAAKIDGKAIVPEVCIFFENHLMRGNRTTKINAENFNAFRSFNYPPLARVGIHIKYEPSRILKPDENRPLKPHYLFDTNVVILTLFPGIQEEIISSILRSPKLKAVILKTFGSGNAPQKEWLIRELKEATDRGLIIVNITQCSSGAVEMERYGTGLQLLQAGVISGHDSTLESALTKLMFLLGHGLSSKEIRYRMNSSIAGEISRDL; this is encoded by the coding sequence ATGATCACAAAATGTCCTTCAGTATTGTTAATCTACACCGGTGGAACCATTGGTATGATTCAAAATGCTGAAACCGGTGCATTAGAGAACTTCAACTTCGATCACTTGCTGAAGCATGTTCCCGAGCTTAAGAAGTTCAATTACCGTATATCTTCTTATCAGTTCGACCCCCCTATTGATTCCTCAGACATGGAACCGCAGGCCTGGGCAAAGCTGGTAAAGATTATCAATTATAACTATGATTATTTTGACGGTTTTGTGATTCTTCACGGTACAGACACCATGGCCTACACAGCCTCCGCACTCAGTTTTATGCTCGAGAATCTTAGCAAACCTGTAATACTCACCGGCTCTCAGCTTCCCATTGGCGTTCTTCGTACGGATGGAAAAGAAAACCTGATAACCGCCATTGAAATAGCAGCAGCCAAAATTGACGGAAAAGCCATTGTACCCGAAGTATGTATATTCTTTGAAAATCACCTGATGCGTGGAAACCGTACCACCAAAATAAATGCGGAGAACTTCAACGCTTTCCGTTCTTTCAATTATCCACCTTTGGCACGAGTTGGAATCCACATCAAATATGAACCGTCACGCATCCTTAAGCCAGACGAGAACAGGCCTCTGAAACCTCATTATCTGTTTGATACAAATGTGGTTATTCTAACGCTCTTCCCCGGTATACAGGAAGAAATTATATCATCCATACTCCGTTCCCCAAAGCTTAAGGCTGTAATACTAAAAACATTCGGTTCAGGGAATGCACCTCAGAAAGAGTGGCTTATCCGGGAATTAAAAGAAGCAACTGACCGTGGATTAATCATTGTCAATATCACTCAATGCTCTTCGGGAGCTGTAGAGATGGAACGCTACGGAACGGGATTGCAACTTTTGCAGGCTGGAGTAATTAGCGGACACGATAGTACACTGGAAAGTGCGCTCACCAAGTTAATGTTCCTTTTAGGTCATGGTCTCAGTAGCAAAGAAATCCGCTACCGCATGAACAGCTCTATTGCGGGAGAAATATCAAGGGATTTATAG
- a CDS encoding substrate-binding domain-containing protein: MKAKVSIKTIAEQVGVSTTLVSYVLNNKNENRISKEVAAKIRKVAQDLNYQPNQIARSLKAQKTFTIGLIVADIANPFSSQMARIIEDEAKKNGYSVIFGSSDESEKKTRDLITLFINRQVDGLIVALPEHCEDQVLYLKESGIPFVLIDRYYPSIPSNFVAIDNYDAARKAIIHLQSYGHKRIGVISYQTSLFHLNERVRGAVDLLKEQAMVGEVRIDHTDEDVANAIKGFLADENPVDAIFATTNLLTICGLKYINGLGLKIPDQLAVVGFDETDAFDLFYAPVTYVKQPMAELGLKSVRILLDAIEKKGSSIESAIFETELVVRKSSVATL, translated from the coding sequence ATGAAAGCCAAAGTATCCATAAAAACAATTGCAGAGCAAGTTGGGGTTTCTACAACTTTGGTGTCGTATGTACTTAACAATAAGAACGAGAACAGAATAAGTAAAGAGGTTGCTGCCAAGATTAGAAAGGTAGCACAAGACCTCAACTATCAGCCTAACCAGATTGCACGGAGCCTCAAGGCACAAAAAACATTTACCATTGGTTTAATTGTGGCCGATATTGCAAATCCATTCTCTTCTCAGATGGCTCGTATTATTGAAGATGAGGCCAAAAAGAATGGATATTCAGTAATCTTTGGTAGCTCGGATGAGAGTGAAAAGAAAACCAGAGACTTGATTACGTTGTTCATCAATCGTCAGGTAGACGGATTAATCGTTGCATTGCCGGAACATTGTGAAGATCAGGTTCTTTACCTGAAAGAGTCGGGCATACCGTTTGTGCTGATTGACCGTTACTATCCCTCAATTCCTTCTAACTTTGTGGCTATTGACAATTATGATGCTGCCAGAAAGGCAATCATCCATTTACAGTCATACGGACACAAACGGATTGGGGTTATATCTTATCAAACATCTTTGTTCCACCTTAACGAACGAGTTAGAGGCGCAGTTGATTTATTGAAAGAGCAAGCCATGGTTGGTGAGGTGCGTATTGATCATACTGATGAAGATGTAGCCAATGCAATTAAGGGATTCCTTGCTGATGAGAACCCTGTTGATGCTATCTTTGCCACAACCAACTTACTTACTATCTGCGGACTGAAGTACATTAATGGTTTAGGCCTTAAAATACCTGACCAACTGGCAGTTGTAGGTTTTGATGAAACGGATGCTTTTGATCTTTTCTATGCTCCGGTAACTTACGTGAAGCAACCTATGGCCGAACTTGGCTTAAAGTCTGTGAGGATTCTGCTTGATGCCATAGAAAAGAAAGGCTCTTCCATTGAATCGGCCATTTTTGAGACAGAACTTGTAGTCCGTAAATCTTCAGTTGCTACCTTATAA
- the trpD gene encoding anthranilate phosphoribosyltransferase, with amino-acid sequence MKNILYKLFEHQYLDREEAKNVLQNIALGKYNDAQVASLITVFLMRNISVEEMLGFKEALLDMRVEVDLADYRPVDIVGTGGDGKNTFNISTTACFALAGAGFNVVKHGNYGATSVSGASNVMEQHGVKFTSDVNKLRQSMDKCNIAYLHAPLFSPAMKAVAPIRKSLGVRTFFNMLGPLVNPVMPAYQLLGVYSLPLMRLYSYAYQESGSKFAVVHSLDGYDEISLTSDFKVVDSTSEKIYTPESLGFKRCTEADLYGGDTPEDAALIFDNVLNNCATEAQTNCVVINAAFAIQVIHPEKSIEDCIAIARESLKSGKALKSFKQFVELNS; translated from the coding sequence ATGAAAAATATACTATATAAACTCTTTGAGCACCAATATCTGGACCGCGAAGAAGCTAAGAATGTTCTTCAGAACATTGCCCTTGGAAAATATAACGATGCGCAGGTAGCATCACTCATCACCGTGTTTCTTATGCGTAATATCTCCGTTGAGGAGATGCTGGGATTCAAGGAAGCATTGCTTGATATGCGTGTGGAAGTGGATTTAGCCGACTATCGTCCGGTAGACATTGTAGGAACCGGAGGCGACGGAAAGAACACATTCAACATCTCAACTACGGCATGTTTCGCACTGGCCGGAGCAGGTTTCAATGTGGTGAAGCACGGAAACTATGGTGCAACATCGGTAAGTGGGGCAAGTAACGTAATGGAGCAGCACGGAGTGAAGTTTACCTCCGATGTAAACAAGCTACGCCAAAGCATGGATAAGTGTAACATTGCCTATCTGCATGCACCACTATTCAGTCCGGCAATGAAAGCCGTTGCTCCTATCCGCAAGAGTCTGGGCGTGCGTACCTTCTTTAATATGCTTGGTCCGCTAGTAAATCCGGTGATGCCGGCTTATCAGTTGCTGGGAGTGTACAGTCTTCCATTGATGAGACTCTATAGCTACGCTTACCAGGAAAGCGGAAGTAAGTTTGCAGTGGTTCACAGTCTGGATGGTTACGATGAAATATCCCTCACTTCAGACTTTAAGGTGGTAGATTCTACCAGTGAAAAGATTTATACTCCGGAATCATTGGGATTCAAACGTTGCACAGAGGCTGACCTTTACGGTGGTGATACTCCCGAAGATGCAGCTCTCATCTTCGATAATGTGCTGAACAATTGCGCTACCGAGGCACAAACTAATTGTGTGGTAATCAATGCCGCATTTGCCATACAGGTAATCCATCCCGAGAAAAGTATAGAGGATTGTATTGCCATTGCACGCGAATCACTAAAAAGTGGAAAAGCACTGAAATCATTTAAACAATTTGTTGAACTTAACAGTTAA
- a CDS encoding phosphoribosylanthranilate isomerase, producing the protein MLIKVCGMRDAENIRQVESLGVDLIGLIFYPKSSRFVVCPPSYLPYKAKTVGVFVNEAQETVLALYNQFSLNFVQLHGTESPEYCVSLRDKGLNLIKAFSVATSSDLKATEKYEGLCSYFLFDTKCEGHGGSGEQFDWSILSHYQGKTPFLLSGGISPQSVKELKAFQHELFAGVDLNSCFETAPGMKDVEKLSRFFKELRK; encoded by the coding sequence ATGCTAATTAAAGTGTGTGGAATGCGGGATGCAGAGAATATCAGACAGGTAGAAAGTCTGGGCGTTGATCTGATTGGGTTAATCTTTTACCCTAAGTCATCACGCTTTGTGGTCTGCCCGCCCTCCTATCTTCCTTATAAAGCAAAGACTGTAGGAGTATTCGTAAATGAAGCGCAAGAAACAGTGCTAGCCCTGTATAATCAGTTTTCATTAAATTTTGTGCAGCTTCACGGAACAGAGTCACCTGAATATTGTGTATCTTTGCGAGACAAAGGTCTGAATCTGATAAAAGCCTTTTCTGTAGCCACCTCTTCTGATCTGAAAGCAACGGAAAAGTATGAAGGACTTTGCAGCTACTTTCTCTTCGACACAAAATGCGAGGGACATGGTGGATCAGGAGAACAATTTGACTGGTCAATACTCTCCCACTATCAAGGGAAGACCCCTTTTCTGCTCAGCGGAGGCATTTCTCCTCAGAGTGTGAAAGAACTGAAAGCTTTTCAACATGAACTTTTTGCCGGAGTAGACCTCAACAGTTGTTTTGAGACAGCTCCCGGAATGAAAGATGTGGAAAAGCTGAGCCGGTTTTTCAAGGAATTAAGAAAATAG
- a CDS encoding NAD(P)-dependent oxidoreductase, whose protein sequence is MESKDLKFEEVNEGFNIKEAIDEAKRCLNCKNPLCVQGCPIEHNIPAWIHQLSMGNIGDAMSIINEKSNLPAVCGRVCPHEKQCEGHCILNKKDKRIRVGKLERFIADFDSNMGLIREKLTPKTRGKVAIIGSGPAGLTVAGDLARDGFNVVIYESEPEPGGVLMYGIPEYRLPKEVVRREIHKIEGLGVTYVTNCIVGQNITVDEMFDQQNFDAIFIGSGTAKPKTMNLPGNTPRGVIQSSYFFRMVTLNNNGSVGRNEVPVKVGDIVGVVGCGNVAMDAARTAIRMGAKEVYIIYHKTIEHMSALQTEYNEAVDEGVQFLWETNTKEFVGERGRLKAIKAITNEGEKVIPMDKILLAIGSQPANRIVSTTSGINVDERGYVITKERPYGMTSRKGVFAGGDVVNTPQTVVLAMRDAKKVAAGIAQFVDAKKLLEE, encoded by the coding sequence ATGGAATCAAAAGATTTAAAATTTGAAGAAGTCAATGAAGGCTTCAATATAAAAGAGGCAATTGACGAGGCAAAAAGGTGTTTAAATTGTAAAAATCCTCTTTGTGTGCAAGGATGTCCCATTGAGCACAACATTCCCGCATGGATACACCAGCTATCAATGGGAAACATAGGCGATGCAATGAGTATTATCAACGAAAAGAGTAATCTGCCTGCTGTTTGCGGAAGAGTTTGCCCTCACGAAAAACAATGCGAAGGACACTGCATCTTAAATAAAAAAGATAAGCGCATCCGTGTAGGGAAACTGGAAAGATTTATTGCCGACTTCGATAGTAACATGGGACTAATCCGTGAAAAGCTTACCCCAAAAACTCGTGGAAAAGTGGCTATTATTGGTTCGGGTCCTGCAGGACTAACCGTAGCCGGAGATCTAGCCCGCGATGGTTTTAATGTGGTAATCTATGAAAGCGAACCAGAACCAGGTGGTGTACTAATGTATGGCATCCCCGAATACCGCTTACCCAAAGAAGTGGTAAGAAGGGAAATTCATAAAATAGAAGGATTAGGCGTTACATATGTTACAAACTGCATTGTAGGACAAAACATCACAGTAGATGAGATGTTTGATCAGCAAAACTTTGATGCAATATTTATTGGATCGGGAACCGCCAAACCAAAAACAATGAATTTGCCTGGCAATACACCAAGAGGGGTAATTCAGTCCTCCTATTTTTTTAGGATGGTAACACTAAACAACAACGGCAGTGTAGGCAGAAATGAAGTTCCCGTAAAAGTAGGAGATATTGTGGGAGTTGTAGGATGCGGAAATGTGGCTATGGATGCAGCCCGCACGGCTATTCGTATGGGAGCAAAAGAGGTTTACATAATCTATCATAAAACAATAGAACACATGTCGGCTCTTCAAACTGAATACAACGAAGCTGTAGATGAAGGCGTTCAATTCCTTTGGGAAACCAATACCAAAGAATTTGTAGGCGAACGAGGTCGATTAAAAGCGATAAAAGCAATAACAAACGAGGGAGAAAAAGTGATTCCAATGGACAAGATTTTGCTGGCTATCGGTTCGCAACCGGCTAACCGGATTGTATCTACCACATCAGGAATCAATGTAGACGAAAGAGGATACGTCATCACTAAGGAACGCCCCTATGGCATGACTTCCCGCAAAGGTGTTTTTGCTGGTGGAGATGTAGTTAACACTCCTCAAACCGTGGTGCTTGCCATGCGTGATGCAAAGAAAGTAGCCGCAGGCATTGCTCAGTTTGTAGATGCCAAAAAGCTACTCGAGGAATAA
- the trpB gene encoding tryptophan synthase subunit beta, with protein sequence MKTYLVNEDGYYGEFGGAYIPEILYKCVEDLKNNYLDILQSDDFKQELNALLKDYVGRPSPLYLAKRLSEKYGCKIYLKREDLNHTGAHKINNAIGQILLARRMGKKRIIAETGAGQHGVATATVCALMGMECIVYMGKTDVERQQVNVQRMKMLGATVCPVTSGNMTLKDATNEAIRDWCCHPSDTYYVIGSTVGPHPYPDMVARLQSVISEEIKKQLLEQEGRDYPDYLVACVGGGSNAAGTIYHYIDDERVKIVLAEAGGKGVETGMSAATIQLGKMGIIHGAQTLVMQSEDGQIEEPYSISAGLDYPGIGPMHANLATEHRATILAINDDEAIKAAFELTRIEGIIPALESAHALGALSKVKFKPEDVVVLTVSGRGDKDIETYIGFMND encoded by the coding sequence ATGAAAACGTATTTAGTTAACGAAGATGGTTATTATGGTGAGTTCGGTGGAGCGTACATTCCCGAGATCCTTTACAAGTGTGTGGAAGATTTAAAGAACAATTACCTTGATATTTTGCAGAGTGATGATTTTAAGCAAGAGCTTAATGCATTGCTTAAAGATTACGTGGGACGTCCTTCCCCACTCTATCTGGCAAAGCGCCTTTCGGAAAAGTATGGTTGCAAAATTTATCTGAAAAGAGAAGACCTTAATCACACCGGAGCACACAAGATTAACAATGCTATTGGCCAGATTCTTTTAGCTCGTCGCATGGGGAAAAAGCGGATTATTGCTGAGACAGGTGCAGGTCAGCATGGTGTTGCAACGGCTACTGTTTGCGCACTGATGGGTATGGAATGCATCGTTTACATGGGTAAAACAGATGTGGAACGCCAACAGGTAAATGTTCAGAGAATGAAGATGCTGGGAGCTACAGTTTGCCCGGTTACTTCGGGGAACATGACTTTAAAGGATGCTACCAACGAGGCAATCCGCGACTGGTGCTGTCATCCTTCGGATACTTATTACGTTATTGGTTCTACCGTAGGGCCTCATCCTTATCCTGATATGGTTGCCCGTCTGCAATCGGTTATCAGCGAAGAGATCAAGAAGCAGTTACTGGAACAGGAAGGTCGTGATTATCCTGATTACCTTGTTGCCTGTGTAGGTGGCGGTAGCAACGCAGCCGGAACCATATACCATTATATAGATGACGAACGCGTGAAGATTGTTCTGGCCGAAGCCGGAGGTAAAGGTGTTGAAACAGGAATGTCGGCTGCAACTATCCAACTTGGAAAGATGGGGATTATTCACGGAGCACAGACATTGGTGATGCAGAGCGAGGATGGGCAGATAGAGGAGCCTTACTCAATCTCGGCCGGACTGGATTATCCAGGTATCGGACCTATGCATGCCAACCTTGCAACCGAACATCGTGCCACAATACTTGCCATCAATGATGACGAAGCAATTAAAGCAGCATTTGAGCTAACCCGTATCGAGGGAATTATTCCAGCATTGGAGTCTGCTCATGCGCTGGGAGCTTTAAGCAAAGTGAAGTTTAAACCGGAAGATGTGGTGGTTCTCACCGTATCGGGCCGTGGAGACAAGGACATTGAGACTTATATTGGATTCATGAACGATTAA
- the trpA gene encoding tryptophan synthase subunit alpha, with protein sequence MNRINQLLYNNTKGILSIYFTAGYPNLNDTADIIRELQKKGVQMVEIGIPFSDPMADGPVIQNASTQALANGMSLKLLFEQLRDIRQHVKIPLILMGYLNPIMQYGFENFCRKCVECGIDGMIIPDLPFKDYQEKYQLMSERYNLKIIMLITPETSEERIRLIDEHTDGFIYMVSSAATTGAQTDFDAEKRKYFKRIETMKLNNPRLVGFGISNKATFKAACEYASGAIVGSKFVSLLGEEETIPVAVDKLLAQLKD encoded by the coding sequence ATGAATAGAATTAATCAGTTATTGTACAACAACACAAAAGGTATCCTTTCAATCTATTTCACTGCCGGTTATCCTAATTTGAACGACACCGCCGATATTATTCGCGAGCTGCAGAAAAAAGGAGTACAAATGGTTGAAATTGGTATCCCTTTCAGTGACCCAATGGCCGACGGTCCTGTTATTCAGAATGCGTCAACACAGGCTTTGGCTAATGGAATGTCTCTGAAACTTCTTTTCGAACAGTTAAGAGATATCCGTCAGCATGTGAAGATCCCACTCATCCTTATGGGATATCTTAATCCGATTATGCAATACGGTTTCGAGAATTTCTGCCGTAAGTGTGTGGAATGCGGTATCGATGGAATGATCATACCAGATCTTCCTTTCAAGGATTATCAGGAGAAATATCAGCTTATGTCCGAGCGCTACAATCTGAAGATCATTATGCTCATTACTCCCGAAACAAGTGAAGAACGCATCCGCCTGATCGATGAACATACAGATGGATTTATCTATATGGTATCTTCGGCTGCCACTACCGGCGCACAAACCGACTTTGATGCTGAAAAAAGAAAGTATTTCAAGCGGATTGAAACAATGAAACTTAATAATCCTCGTCTGGTAGGATTTGGTATCTCTAACAAAGCAACTTTCAAGGCAGCCTGTGAATATGCATCAGGAGCCATTGTAGGAAGTAAATTTGTTTCCTTACTGGGTGAAGAAGAAACCATTCCTGTAGCGGTAGACAAACTTTTGGCTCAACTAAAGGATTAA
- the trpC gene encoding indole-3-glycerol phosphate synthase TrpC: MKDILMDIIEAKRITVSEQKKAISLRMLKDGATEERKMISMRQALANSTSGIIAEFKRKSPSKGWINKDACAEEVTAAYAANGASALSILTDTPFFGGDLKDLRNARPGVNIPILRKDFIIDEYQLYQAKIVGADAVLLIAAALEKEECSTLAAKAHELGLEVLLEIHSEKELEYVDSSIEMVGVNNRNLGTFVTDVENSFQLASLLPKDTLLVSESGISSPETVMKLREAGFRGFLIGENFMKTNNPGEALGEFIKKLN; encoded by the coding sequence ATGAAAGATATACTGATGGACATCATTGAAGCCAAGCGAATTACTGTCAGCGAACAGAAAAAAGCTATCTCTCTTAGAATGCTCAAGGACGGAGCAACCGAAGAGCGCAAAATGATCTCTATGCGACAGGCTTTGGCCAACTCTACCTCTGGCATTATTGCTGAGTTTAAACGTAAATCGCCTTCTAAAGGATGGATCAACAAGGATGCCTGTGCAGAGGAAGTTACTGCTGCCTATGCAGCAAACGGTGCTTCGGCACTTTCTATTCTGACAGATACTCCGTTCTTTGGCGGAGATCTGAAAGATTTGCGCAATGCACGTCCCGGAGTAAATATTCCTATTCTGCGAAAGGACTTCATCATTGACGAATATCAGCTTTATCAGGCAAAGATTGTTGGGGCCGATGCTGTTCTGTTGATTGCTGCCGCACTGGAAAAAGAGGAATGCAGCACCCTTGCAGCGAAAGCGCATGAGCTGGGACTGGAAGTGCTTCTGGAAATCCACAGCGAAAAAGAGCTGGAATATGTGGACAGCAGCATTGAGATGGTGGGAGTAAATAATCGCAATCTGGGAACCTTCGTTACCGATGTGGAGAACTCTTTCCAACTGGCCAGCCTTCTGCCTAAAGACACTCTGCTGGTATCGGAAAGCGGAATCTCTTCTCCGGAGACAGTCATGAAGCTTCGCGAAGCAGGCTTCCGTGGATTCCTGATAGGCGAGAACTTTATGAAAACAAACAATCCGGGGGAAGCTCTTGGAGAATTTATCAAAAAACTAAACTGA
- a CDS encoding aminodeoxychorismate/anthranilate synthase component II, whose product MKKILILDNYDSFTYNLLHLVKELGFTDVEVHRNDRISLDEVDKFDKIILSPGPGIPEEAGILLPLIKRYAPTKSILGVCLGHQAIGQAFGAKLENLKEVFHGVETPINIVKEDSLFSGLSKEITVGRYHSWIVSNDNFPAELEVIAEDKQREIMALRHKTYDVKGIQFHPESVLTPKGHEIINNWLKK is encoded by the coding sequence ATGAAAAAAATACTTATACTAGATAATTACGACTCTTTTACCTACAACTTACTTCACCTGGTAAAGGAACTGGGATTCACTGACGTAGAAGTGCACCGCAACGACCGGATTTCTCTTGACGAGGTAGATAAGTTTGATAAGATTATCCTCTCTCCCGGACCGGGTATTCCCGAAGAAGCTGGTATTCTGCTTCCGCTTATTAAGCGCTATGCACCCACAAAGAGCATTCTTGGTGTATGCTTAGGACATCAGGCTATCGGACAAGCTTTTGGTGCTAAGCTGGAAAACCTGAAAGAGGTGTTTCATGGCGTAGAGACTCCTATTAATATAGTAAAGGAAGATTCGCTATTCAGCGGATTATCAAAAGAGATCACCGTAGGACGCTACCATTCATGGATTGTGAGCAATGACAATTTCCCCGCTGAGCTGGAAGTAATCGCAGAAGACAAGCAGAGAGAGATTATGGCATTACGTCACAAGACTTATGATGTGAAAGGTATTCAGTTCCATCCGGAGTCTGTGCTTACGCCTAAAGGTCACGAAATCATTAATAACTGGTTAAAGAAATAA
- a CDS encoding anthranilate synthase component I family protein produces MKTYNFKTVSKTILSDLHTPVSVYLKVRDIYPESALLESSDFHGNENSHSYIALKPLASIGVNSNICTSRFPDNSELKEEITDQFTVSDAMNSFIGKLNVTGDDKDSCGLYGYTSFNAVRYFEHIPVQESHDAKNDAPDLLYILYKYVLIFNHFKNELTMVELLQDGESSNIEKLETILENRNFASYNFSTKGKETSPITDEEYKSYVRQGVAHCLRGDVFQIVLSRRFVQPYTGDDFKVYRALRSINPSPYLFYFDFGGFRIFGSSPETHCKVTGNLASIDPIAGTSRRTGDVTKDKQLVEALLADPKENAEHVMLVDLARNDLSRNAHNVKVDFYKEVQYYSHVIHLVSRVSGELNEDTNAVKTFIDTFPAGTLSGAPKVRAMQLISEIESHARGAYGGCIGFIGLNGDLNQAITIRSFVSRNNELWYQAGAGIVAKSNDEYELQEVNSKLGALKKAIDLACSLKN; encoded by the coding sequence ATGAAAACATATAATTTTAAAACCGTTAGCAAGACTATACTTAGCGATTTACATACTCCGGTGAGCGTTTATCTTAAGGTACGTGACATTTATCCTGAATCGGCTTTGCTGGAAAGCTCTGATTTTCACGGAAACGAGAACAGTCACTCATACATTGCGCTAAAGCCATTGGCCAGCATCGGAGTAAACAGCAATATTTGCACTTCCCGCTTTCCCGACAATTCAGAACTTAAAGAAGAGATAACCGATCAGTTCACTGTGTCCGATGCTATGAACAGCTTCATTGGCAAACTAAATGTAACGGGCGACGACAAAGATTCCTGCGGTCTTTATGGATACACATCTTTCAACGCAGTGCGCTACTTTGAACACATTCCCGTTCAGGAATCACACGATGCAAAGAATGATGCTCCCGACTTGCTTTACATACTATACAAATATGTATTAATCTTCAATCACTTTAAGAACGAACTTACAATGGTTGAGCTTTTACAGGATGGAGAGAGCAGCAACATTGAAAAGCTGGAAACAATTCTTGAGAACCGCAACTTTGCTTCGTACAACTTCTCTACCAAAGGAAAAGAAACAAGTCCCATCACGGATGAAGAGTACAAATCATACGTCCGACAAGGAGTAGCCCACTGCCTTCGTGGAGATGTTTTCCAGATTGTTCTTTCCCGCAGATTCGTTCAGCCCTATACCGGTGACGATTTCAAAGTCTATCGCGCCCTTCGTTCCATAAACCCCTCTCCTTACTTGTTCTATTTTGATTTCGGTGGTTTCCGTATCTTCGGTTCTTCACCCGAAACACACTGTAAGGTAACAGGTAACCTGGCAAGCATTGACCCGATAGCCGGAACATCTCGCCGCACAGGTGATGTAACTAAAGACAAGCAACTGGTAGAAGCTCTGCTTGCCGATCCTAAAGAAAATGCAGAACACGTGATGTTGGTAGACCTTGCCCGCAACGACCTGAGCCGTAACGCTCACAACGTAAAGGTGGACTTCTATAAAGAGGTGCAGTATTACAGCCACGTAATCCACTTAGTATCTCGTGTAAGCGGAGAACTGAACGAAGATACCAACGCTGTGAAAACATTCATTGATACTTTCCCTGCAGGTACACTATCAGGCGCTCCAAAGGTACGGGCCATGCAGCTGATTTCAGAGATAGAGAGCCATGCACGTGGTGCTTACGGCGGTTGCATCGGTTTCATTGGACTGAACGGCGACTTGAATCAGGCCATCACCATCCGTTCTTTTGTGAGCCGCAATAACGAACTCTGGTATCAGGCCGGAGCAGGAATCGTGGCAAAGAGCAATGATGAATACGAACTTCAGGAGGTAAACAGTAAACTGGGTGCGCTGAAAAAAGCAATCGACCTGGCTTGTTCTTTAAAAAACTAA